The proteins below are encoded in one region of Pomacea canaliculata isolate SZHN2017 linkage group LG7, ASM307304v1, whole genome shotgun sequence:
- the LOC112567452 gene encoding uncharacterized protein LOC112567452, with protein sequence MTEPMTFLDTGASTDAKHTSYEEVSVKENTSAVFSHKFTPATSETFEDSSFNVEIKLCEKETYHIVCWCRWMSDSNGVCKNQTISSVCEADKSEMRFTLFVKRTYRDIMWELFRQNSTPLVLKYSKLQVTYPATITALRLNGRDVNGTEYVAENQESSISCSFINGNPAVSIRLVDGKGSTLSSTRQKEGPLVLSRDFNCNDVRLTIGCEAPGSELNRYVTILVKCLPELSPISKQVLDLARIVGEKITFRMKSYTSNIRKCRMTKMPPQPITKEVACSLSGSVPEFNLTLNLSTESWIGQGIWMLHVITEIGNSNISFGLIDSSAF encoded by the exons ATGACAGAACCCATGACCTTTCTAGATACTG GTGCATCAACTGATGCAAAACACACATCGTACGAAGAGGTTTCAGTGAAAGAGAACACATCAGCCGTCTTCAGCCATAAATTTACTCCAGCAACCAGCGAGACTTTTGAAGACTCGAGCtttaatgttgaaataaaattgtgtgaaaAGGAAACATACCACATTGTTTGCTGGTGCCGTTGGATGTCTGATAGTAATGGTGTGtgtaaaaatcaaacaatttctTCAGTCTGCGAGGCCGACAAATCAGAAATGCGCTTTACCTTGTTTGTAAAGCGAACCTACAGGGACATCATGTGGGAGCTCTTCAGACAGAACTCTACTCCACTTGTACTTAAATACTCAAAGCTGCAAGTGACCT ATCCGGCAACAATCACAGCGCTGCGTTTGAATGGCCGAGATGTTAATGGGACTGAGTATGTTGCCGAGAACCAGGAGTCCAGCATCTCGTGTTCCTTTATTAATGGAAACCCTGCAGTTAGCATTCGCTTAGTGGATGGCAAAGGGAGCACACTCAGCTCGACAAGACAAAAAGAGGGACCACTCGTGCTGTCGCGAGATTTTAACTGCAACGATGTGAGGCTGACCATCGGATGTGAGGCGCCGGGGTCGGAGCTAAACCGATATGTGACCATTCTTGTCAAAT gtttGCCTGAGTTGTCCCCCATATCTAAGCAAGTCTTAGATTTAGCGAGAATCGTAGgtgaaaaaataacatttcgaATGAAATCCTACACAAGCAATATAAGAAAATGTCGGATGACCAAGATGCCTCCGCAGCCCATCACGAAGGAAGTGGCATGTAGCCTGAGTGGAAGTGTCCCGGAGTTTAATTTGACATTAAATCTTTCGACTGAATCATGGATTGGACAAGGGATTTGGATGCTACATGTCATAACAGAGATAGGAAATTCCAACATAAGCTTTGGCCTCATCGACAGCTCAG CCTTTTAG
- the LOC112567909 gene encoding uncharacterized protein LOC112567909, with translation MAQACRSKQKKRRNKSNCIKNLFYNVPDILCDRINVKEVTDASGATINWKTSTASGKTTFIITGTRSQSLEALRLISTMTGEPMRELQKAHKLWLEWIKTAFPLFDTRSYFLPPVYIRRVPMTQQSIACQRVFILKTEDRPSSPVKHPSMTPSSTERPQVSNIPCVQQSDMHDDEAIERVLVSLKIFSKLHKEVFMCLSQFSFGSYLGEPRFAAAHLPLPSNLPSTLPWSWRQGDFDVLLIHKLYGFVIMEIKAVGCNIAKSQEEKKEYVRKKLTDAIEQLNKAEAMLKHLVSDITSGVRITKAIACPNLTAKQIHEVLLDSVEVQQALCNCIKVDDPNNTTNLVLSSDHLLSPQTPKDDMDDNVKTFKQWWQNQVVGSGPDAQLGSLYLDLLARFCGPASTITVPCTNEPRISMKTMDQAVAHVGNCYSAQMTLFPEQMDLLTRAPRRVFVAGPPGTGKSTVLLLIGLVWLEDGKDVYVLSTWNRSLFAAIRIRYLLQEALKTPRTDIDGIGRVLTRKKNFRRKTDMEEVLTELTQVASQKPLYVIADEVGPNLESECYIFPKFCESLLQRCHGFVDHLNFWVASNHNYVAPEEFYNGEEGWERHCFTRPLRPPPPVLQEIKKAVEIKRGIVQDYSERSVPDHTDGPPVKWFYHHPEQHACSRVEDCNVCGKDVANFLIKKLRLRLSASAESFSDLVNNDNTSADNRHRLCLQYKDVLILSWVQLHEDAPVLKALRDADIPVQVMSDSESDIEDVATARSNVVWAARQQLVCGSMRKVVVVLSDYDDSKGQYVFTRLSAMSRCTSQLVVVCPPPEDESD, from the exons ATGGCACAGGCGTGTCGttccaaacaaaagaaacgCAGGAATAAATCAAACTGCATTAAAAACCTTTTCTACAATGTACCAGACATTTTGTGTGACCGGATAAATGTCAAAG AGGTCACCGATGCGTCAGGCGCAACCATTAACTGGAAAACCTCAACCGCTAGCGGCAAGACGACGTTTATTATCACAGGAACTCGAAGCCAAAGTCTAGAAGCTCTCCGACTGATCAGCACTATGACAGGAGAGCCA ATGAGGGAGTTACAAAAAGCACATAAGCTTTGGCTTGAATGGATTAAAACAGCATTTCCTCTTTTTGACACTCGCTCCTATTTCCTTCCCCCTGTCTACATTAGGCGCGTTCCGATGACTCAGCAAAGTATTGCATGCCAGCGTGTATTTATATTGAAAACAGAGGACCGGCCTAGCAGTCCTGTGAAGCATCCAAGCATGACGCCATCGTCCACAGAACGACCTCAAGTTTCTAACATTCCTTGTGTACAACAGAGCGACATGCATGATGATGAAGCGATTGAACGTGTGTTGGTTTCCCTTAAAATATTTTCGAAGCTGCATAAAGAagtttttatgtgtttaagTCAATTTTCATTTGGGTCGTATCTGGGTGAACCAAGGTTTGCAGCGGCCCATCTTCCGTTACCTAGCAACCTGCCCTCTACTTTGCCTTGGAGCTGGAGACAAGGTGACTTTGATGTGCTCCTCATCCATAAACTCTATGGTTTTGTCATAATGGAAATAAAAGCTGTTGGATGCAACATTGCAAagtcacaagaagaaaaaaaggaatacgTAAGGAAGAAACTGACGGATGCCATAGAGCAGTTAAACAAAGCCGAAGCCATGCTAAAACACCTGGTGTCAGACATAACTTCCGGTGTGCGCATCACCAAGGCAATTGCTTGTCCAAACCTCACGGCTAAACAGATACATGAAGTCTTGTTGGATAGTGTTGAAGTGCAACAA gcGTTGTGTAACTGCATTAAAGTAGATGATCCAAACAACACGACCAATCTAGTTCTTTCTTCTGATCATCTGTTGTCTCCTCAAACCCCAAAAGATGACATGGATGATAATGTAAAGACATTCAAACAGTGGTGGCAAAACCAAGTGGTTGGATCTGGCCCTGACGCACAGTTAGGAAGTTTGTATCTAGACCTTTTAGCCAG GTTCTGTGGCCCAGCCTCTACTATAACAGTACCATGCACAAATGAACCTCGTATCTCTATGAAAACTATGGACCAGGCAGTGGCCCACGTGGGAAACTGTTACTCCGCCCAAATGACACTTTTCCCAGAACAAATGGACCTGCTTACCAGAGCTCCTCGTAGAGTATTTGTGGCGGGTCCTCCAGGCACAGGAAAGTCCACTGTTCTGCTCCTTATAGGCCTGGTTTGGTTAGAAGATGGCAAAGACGTGTACGTCTTGAGTACGTGGAACCGAAGCCTTTTTGCAGCAATCAGGATTCGTTACTTGCTGCAAGAGGCACTGAAAACGCCTCGCACTGATATAGACGGCATTGGACGTGTtctaacaagaaagaaaaatttcagacGAAAAACGGACATGGAAGAAGTTTTGACTGAGCTTACACAGGTGGCTAGTCAGAAGCCGTTATATGTCATCGCTGACGAAGTGGGACCTAACCTCGA GTCAGAATGCTACATCTTTCCAAAATTTTGTGAGAGTCTACTTCAACGTTGTCATGGTTTTGTCGATCATCTTAATTTCTGGGTGGCAAGCAATCACAACTACGTTGCACCAGAAGAGTTTTACAATGGTGAAGAAGGCTGGGAACGGCACTGTTTCACGAGACCACTGCGCCCACCACCACCCGTGCTCCAAGAAATCAAAAAGGCCGTGGAGATTAAAAGGGGCATAGTTCAGGATTACAGTGAGAGAAGTGTACCAGACCACACAGATGGCCCACCTGTAAAATGGTTTTACCATCACCCTGAACAGCATGCATGCTCAAGGGTTGAAGATTGTAATGTTTGTGGAAAAGATGTGGCAAACTTCCTTATTAAGAAACTCCGACTACGCTTGTCTGCTT CCGCTGAAAGTTTTTCCGACTTAGTCAACAATGACAACACTTCTGCTGACAACAGACACAGACTATGCTTGCAGTACAAAGATGTACTAATTTTGTCTTGGGTTCAGCTTCATGAAGATGCCCCTGTCTTGAAGGCTTTGAGAGATGCTGACATCCCAGTGCAAGTGATGAGCGACTCGGAGTcagacatcgaggacgtggctaCAGCCCGCAGTAACGTGGTGTGGGCGGCCAGACAGCAGCTGGTGTGTGGCTCAATGAGAAAGGTTGTCGTTGTTCTCAGCGACTACGACGACAGTAAGGGACAGTACGTCTTCACCCGACTAAGTGCCATGTCCAGGTGCACATCACAACTGGTGGTTGTTTGTCCTCCACCCGAAGATGAGTCGGACTAA
- the LOC112567925 gene encoding uncharacterized protein LOC112567925 has protein sequence MLKVFCSILLISLTAKGSKETTCTARNWKTLQCNFPQNINTTRKDYAVYFHPYGGGEEKVVDCAWIDAQLHCIRQEGFDCSESVSDKAIIGVPERFVNREGSFRCNMNGYSPGNFSFCRFLANKGEEPFAACEASLANAESQVVLNCSFSVDVESFTVKKNTTVVASFTKSDCQRSSPICTHMPGDNHHIFSVTLDVEDFTHGEYKCHPEDPPPQLQVKGCSLNINKQTETSEFPVVAVVLIVVLVTALVSAGASLLIIRKLMMIKKAMLKKKEEEKIST, from the exons ATGTTAAAAGTCTTTTGTTCGATATTGCTGATTTCACTGACAGCAAAAG GGAGCAAAGAAACAACATGTACAGCACGAAACTGGAAAACCCTGCAGTGCAACTTCCCACAAAATATCAACACGACGAGGAAGGATTATGCAGTCTATTTTCACCCTTACGGTGGTGGAGAAG AGAAGGTGGTTGACTGTGCGTGGATCGATGCCCAGCTTCACTGCATCCGACAGGAGGGCTTTGATTGCAGTGAGTCTGTGTCCGACAAAGCCATTATCGGTGTACCTGAAAGATTTGTCAACAGGGAGGGAAGTTTTAGATGCAACATGAATGGCTACAGTCCTGGCAACTTTTCCTTCTGTCGTTTTCTGGCAAATAAAG GTGAAGAGCCTTTCGCAGCTTGTGAGGCAAGCCTGGCTAATGCAGAATCTCAAGTTGTTTTGAACTGCAGTTTCTCCGTGGACGTGGAGAGCTTTACTGTCAAGAAAAATACAA CGGTTGTAGCCAGCTTCACAAAATCCGACTGCCAAAGGTCTTCCCCTATTTGTACTCACATGCCTGGGGATAACCACCACATCTTCAGTGTAACGCTTGATGTTGAAGATTTTACACATGGCGAATACAAGTGTCACCCAGAAGATCCACCACCTCAGCTTCAAGTCAAAGGATGCAgcttaaacataaacaaacagactGAAA CTTCCGAGTTTCCTGTGGTTGCTGTTGTACTGATAGTCGTCCTTGTAACGGCTCTTGTGTCCGCTGGGGCTTCTCTTCTTATCATCAGAAAGCTGATGATGATTAA GAAAGCTATgctcaagaaaaaagaagaggaaaaaatatcGACGTGA